In one Asterias amurensis chromosome 9, ASM3211899v1 genomic region, the following are encoded:
- the LOC139942333 gene encoding uncharacterized protein isoform X2 produces MVHNHNVWKDVAAQLDNMYPAEECHDKCTYLKRRYREVLRNNNSSGRGRQTFMYFEEMDSVLGHCPISGVVNHAHLDSSSLASTAVTEDSSSDLEDNEVPDEDDIVSQNSPQAGKSMFLFEILCTHINPDGKL; encoded by the exons ATGGTGCATAACCATAACGTTTGGAAAGACGTTGCTGCTCAGCTGGACAACATGTATCCAGCTGAGGAGTGTCACGATAAGTGTACTTATCTCAAACGCCGTTACAGAGAGGTACTTCGCAACAATAATAGTTCCGGCCGTGGAAGACAGACGTTCATGTACTTCGAGGAAATGGACAGTGTGCTAG GTCACTGTCCCATTTCAGGGGTTGTCAACCATGCTCATCTAGATAGCAGCAGCCTTGCCAGCACTGCTGTAACAGAGGACAGCAGCAGTGACCTAGAAGACAACGAAGTACCAGATGAAGATGATATTGTATCTCAAA ATTCCCCTCAAGCAGGGAAATCCATGTTTCTCTTTGAAATATTATGCACACACATAAATCCTGATGGCAAACTATAA
- the LOC139942333 gene encoding uncharacterized protein isoform X1 codes for MVHNHNVWKDVAAQLDNMYPAEECHDKCTYLKRRYREVLRNNNSSGRGRQTFMYFEEMDSVLGHCPISGVVNHAHLDSSSLASTAVTEDSSSDLEDNEVPDEDDIVSQNSPQSGTSQINDDNDEDASLEEQATPKQPSNNVRKL; via the exons ATGGTGCATAACCATAACGTTTGGAAAGACGTTGCTGCTCAGCTGGACAACATGTATCCAGCTGAGGAGTGTCACGATAAGTGTACTTATCTCAAACGCCGTTACAGAGAGGTACTTCGCAACAATAATAGTTCCGGCCGTGGAAGACAGACGTTCATGTACTTCGAGGAAATGGACAGTGTGCTAG GTCACTGTCCCATTTCAGGGGTTGTCAACCATGCTCATCTAGATAGCAGCAGCCTTGCCAGCACTGCTGTAACAGAGGACAGCAGCAGTGACCTAGAAGACAACGAAGTACCAGATGAAGATGATATTGTATCTCAAA ATTCCCCTCAATCAGGCACTTCTCAGATCAACGATGACAATGATGAGGATGCATCACTGGAAGAACAAGCAACTCCAAAACAACCATCAAACAACGTGAGAAAACTATAA